The Actinobacillus suis ATCC 33415 DNA segment AGAATCAGAAAAGTTTACTTTGAATGCATTGGATAATTACCAGTTAAGAACCAAATTATTAACAGTTGATGAGGAACAAGCGCAAGCTTTATTTTACCAAGAACAGTTAAAAGGTAACTTGCCTTCAGCCAACTTTGCTAAGCTATCTGAAACCGCGTTGGAAAACTCAATAAAAACTATGAGAAATGAAATATCGCCATACTTAAAACAGAGTGATATTTTAACTGTTGAACAATATTTCCCAATAGGTTCAAATAAAATAAAACTCTATGGAAACATCCAACAATTATTTGACGATGAAATCGTTTTTTGGAAAGTAAGTTCATTAAAAGATAAAGATATTATCCGTTTTTGGATTTATTATTTAGTAACACAAGTGCAAAATAATTCTATTCGTTTGAAATATATTGTGCGTAACGGCGAAGATACTCAAATCTTCCAATTTAATTCGATCACTCAGCAGCAAGTGCAGGAACAATTAGCTATTTATATAGAAGATTACCTTAATAGCTTTCAAGCGCTACGCTGGGGGATTTCTGCCGGTTTAGACGATTATTTTGCCAAAATAGAAGATGTTGAGAATATTGAAGAATATTGTTGTCAGAAAGTTTTTAAATTACTGGAAGACAATTCGTTTGAAGCTAGTTACCTACAGCGAGTTTTAGTACAAAGTTCCAAATTGAATTACAGTGTTATTCATCATACAACAAAACAATGGTTTACTTTAATGCAAGACAGTAAGCCACATAACAATAAAAAGGAGAATTAATGAAAAAAACCTTAATAAGTCGCATGATTCGTCACGCGCTTTACTCTGCGATTGCGCTTAGTGTCAGCGTCACAACCACATTTGCAAATATTCCGCAAAATCCGACCGCTAGTACATCCCAATCGGCTATACAAACGCAAGGTTTTGAGTTTATCAATCAGCAGATCAATAAAAGCCCGAATGATAATGCTATTTATCAGGCTATTCGTTTAAAAAACGATATGACCGTACTGCTAATTTCGGACAACAAAGCGAATAAATCGCTAATGTCATTAGCACTACCTATCGGCTCTATGGAAGATCCCATTCAGCAACAAGGCTTGGCACACTACCTAGAACATATGATCCTCATGGGGTCTAAACAGTTTCCAGAGACTAATAGTCTAGATCGCTTTTTAACGGAAAATGGCGGTTATAACAATGCCTCGACTACGGCAGATCGTACTGCTTATTACTTAGAAGTGAATAATAATGCGTTTGATGAAGCGGTTGCTCGTTTAGCGGACGCTTTTGCACAACCTCTCCTGTCAGAAAGTAATGCCAAACGAGAAGTGAATGCGGTAAATGCCGAAATGGTTCGTGCAAAATCAAGCGATGGTCATTTATTGAATAGCGTCAATTTGGCGACCGCTAACCCTGTACACCCTATTACCAAATTTGCGGTGGGCAATAAGGAAACGCTTTCGGATAAACCAAACAGCAAATTACAAACGGAGTTAGAACAATTTTACCAACGCTACTATTCAGCAAATTTAGTCAAAGCGGTTTTATATTCGAATCAACCTATCGAGCAACTTGCTGCATTAGCTGATCGTACCTTAGGTAAAATGCCAAATAAAAATATTGCTGCCCCGAGTGTAGATGTGCCATTTTTCCGTGCGGAAGATAAAGGTGTCGTTATTCATTACAAACCGGTACAACCGACTAAAATGTTGGCGGTTTCATTTGATGTACCGAATGATGAAGCACAATTTGCCCACAAAACCGGCGATTATTTAGCTTATATTCTTAACAATAATACCGATGGCACTTTATCTGACTACTTAATCAAACAAGGGTTATCAGATAGTGGTATTGCTGCACAAGCAACACCAAATGTCAGCCGTAATCGTGGTACTTTCACCATTTATGTTGCTTTAACCGACAAAGGTTTGACTGAAAAAGATAAGATCATTTCTTTGATTTTTCAGCAAATCGAACAAGTGAAACAAAGCGGTATTCAAGAAAGTTACTTCAATGAAGTTCGAGAAAGCTTAAAGCAGGATTTCCAACATTTACAGGTGGAAAAAAGCGGTACTTATATCGAATCATTAGCTGAGCAAATGTTACATTATCCATTGGAGCATATTTTAGATGCGGGCTTTATTGTTGATACGATGGATAAACAAGCAATCAAAGCCAAACTGGCTGAGATGACATTAGACAATGCCCGTATTTTGCTGGTTGATGAAAAAGCGCATACCGATAAAAAATCGCCTTACTTTGAGGCCAATTATGCAATTGCAAAAATTAGTGACGAACAACGAAAAAAATGGTTGGATTTCAGTCATAACCCGACATTAAAACTACCTGAATTAAATCCTTATTTCGCCACTGATTTTTCTCTGATTCAGCCAATCGGCGATCGCCAAGTGCCTAAAGCGTTGGTAAGTACAGCAGGAAAAGCAATTTATGCCATGCCGAGCCAATATTTTGCCAACGATCCGAAAGCGATTGTATCGATGAGTTTCTCGATCATGCCGAAAACGGATGATTTAAAAGAAGCGGTAAGCGCCACGCTGTTAGGTTATATGAATAGCCTTGCGCAAACGAAATTAGCGTTCCAAACAGCAGTTGCCGGTATGCAAGCAGCGATTACTACTTATCCGAACGGACTTTCGGTTGAAGCGACAGGCTACACACAGCATTTAGCGAAATTAATCCAAGACTCGCTGAATCAATTCAAAACTTTTGAATTAACGGAAGACTTCTTAGCACAAGCCAAACAACGTGCATTCGAAGCACTAGACGGTCAACGCAAAGAAAGTAGCTTAACACAAGCGAACCAAGCTATTGCCAACTTTGCCAGCTACCCTTATTTTGAAGAAGATAAACAACGCAAAGCACTAACCGACACTACTTTGGCAGATGTAAAAGCGATGCGAGATAGATTGTTAACAAAATCAACCGGATTAGGCGTACTGTCAGTGGGCAACCTCAACGATAAACAGGTTGAAGATTTAGTCAGTGACATAAAAGGCATTGTTAAAAGTAGTGAGGTGGAGCGAGGTAAAGCACGTTATTTAGATCTGAATGACAGCAACCGCAAACTCAACTATGTACAAACCGTACCGCATGAGGACAATGCACTAAGCATCACTTATCTTGCAAAAGGCTATGGCGAATTAGAAGGTTCGGCTCGAGCTAATTTATTGCGTGATATTATCGGGCGCTGGTATTTCGATGATTTACGTACCCAAAAACAATTAGGCTACGTGGTCTATGCAACCAATACTAAACTTGGTAAAACTGCCGGTATGCGCTTTATGGTTCAAAGCCCGAATACAACACCGGCAGGCATTATGCAGCATAACCAACGCTTTTTTGCAGAAAGTTTAACAAAATTGACCGCTTTATCAGAGCAGGAATTTGTGAAATATCGTGATAGTTTAATTGAGAAATTACAGCGTAAGCCGGAATCGTTAAACCAAGAGTTTTCACAGTTCACGTTTGACTTTAATCGCCGCAATGACCAGTTCAACCAACGTATGAAAATGATCGAAGCAGTAAAACAGCTTACTCAACAAGATATTGTGGACTTTTATAAACACACGGTGATAGAGCAGCAAGGCTTTTCATTTATCAGCCAAGCGTTAGGCACGAAAGCGAAAGCTGAAGATGCAGTGAAACTAGCGGGCTATGAAAAAGTGGAAAGTATTGAACAAATCCAAAAACAATTCCCGGTGAAATACTATTAAATCACCATCTACAAGCGGTTAAAAAAGACCTAAATTTTACTATTGTAGAAAAACAAAAGGCTTAGCAAATTCGCTAAGCCTTTTTTAATGTTTAGTTTTTACCTAAGTTCGAGAAGAAGTTTTTCACACTATCTAAAAAACCTTCTTGCTGCGGACGATGCTGGCTTTTACCTTCTAAACTTTCTTCCAGTTTACGTAATAAGTCTTTTTGCTCGTCATTTAACGCAACCGGTGTTTCCACCACTACTTTGCAAATTAAATCACCTGCATAACCGCCACGTGGACTTGTTACGCCCTTACCTCTCACTCGGAATAATTTGCCGGTTTGGGTTTCTGCCGGAATTTTCAGTTTTAATTTACCATCAAGCGTTGGTACTTCAATCTCACCTCCTAATGCCGCCATCGTAAAGCTGATTGGTACTTCGCAGTAAAGGTTTGAACCATCACGCTCAAAAATATCGTGCTCACGAACGTGAATCACTACATATAAATCACCTGCCGGCGCACCGTTCTCGCCTGCTGCACCTTCGCCGGATAAACGAAGCTGGTTACCGGTGTCCACACCTGCCGGA contains these protein-coding regions:
- the ptrA gene encoding pitrilysin; the encoded protein is MKKTLISRMIRHALYSAIALSVSVTTTFANIPQNPTASTSQSAIQTQGFEFINQQINKSPNDNAIYQAIRLKNDMTVLLISDNKANKSLMSLALPIGSMEDPIQQQGLAHYLEHMILMGSKQFPETNSLDRFLTENGGYNNASTTADRTAYYLEVNNNAFDEAVARLADAFAQPLLSESNAKREVNAVNAEMVRAKSSDGHLLNSVNLATANPVHPITKFAVGNKETLSDKPNSKLQTELEQFYQRYYSANLVKAVLYSNQPIEQLAALADRTLGKMPNKNIAAPSVDVPFFRAEDKGVVIHYKPVQPTKMLAVSFDVPNDEAQFAHKTGDYLAYILNNNTDGTLSDYLIKQGLSDSGIAAQATPNVSRNRGTFTIYVALTDKGLTEKDKIISLIFQQIEQVKQSGIQESYFNEVRESLKQDFQHLQVEKSGTYIESLAEQMLHYPLEHILDAGFIVDTMDKQAIKAKLAEMTLDNARILLVDEKAHTDKKSPYFEANYAIAKISDEQRKKWLDFSHNPTLKLPELNPYFATDFSLIQPIGDRQVPKALVSTAGKAIYAMPSQYFANDPKAIVSMSFSIMPKTDDLKEAVSATLLGYMNSLAQTKLAFQTAVAGMQAAITTYPNGLSVEATGYTQHLAKLIQDSLNQFKTFELTEDFLAQAKQRAFEALDGQRKESSLTQANQAIANFASYPYFEEDKQRKALTDTTLADVKAMRDRLLTKSTGLGVLSVGNLNDKQVEDLVSDIKGIVKSSEVERGKARYLDLNDSNRKLNYVQTVPHEDNALSITYLAKGYGELEGSARANLLRDIIGRWYFDDLRTQKQLGYVVYATNTKLGKTAGMRFMVQSPNTTPAGIMQHNQRFFAESLTKLTALSEQEFVKYRDSLIEKLQRKPESLNQEFSQFTFDFNRRNDQFNQRMKMIEAVKQLTQQDIVDFYKHTVIEQQGFSFISQALGTKAKAEDAVKLAGYEKVESIEQIQKQFPVKYY